One region of Hemiscyllium ocellatum isolate sHemOce1 chromosome 4, sHemOce1.pat.X.cur, whole genome shotgun sequence genomic DNA includes:
- the zfand1 gene encoding AN1-type zinc finger protein 1 produces MAELEIGQQCEVQHCRQLDFLPFVCDGCSGIYCLEHRGKDAHGCSEVCLRKPVKSKGTSSYKCTYKSCKAKDLLPVICSHCEKHFCLSHRHQSDHNCEKQELPISHLAVSRQVVKESVARDAVPVPLKKGRKGAKNDATAAKVALMKMKLHAVGDNSIPQSERLYFQVFLPKGSKEKSRSMFFCSKWSIGKMVDNAASLLNLRNDNNILAAKKLRLCHSESGNALPVGQTLELWLTNNDSPLINGGTIILEYLDNDCMKLENTNSYME; encoded by the exons ATTTTCTGCCTTTTGTTTGTGATGGATGTTCAGGAATTTACTG cCTTGAACATAGAGGTAAAGATGCTCATGGCTGCTCTGAG GTTTGTTTAAGAAAACCAGTGAAATCTAAAGGAACCTCTTCTTACAAATGTACATATAAAAGCTGTAAGGCAAAAGACCTCTTGCCAGTAATTTGCTCACATTGCGAGAAACATTTTTGTCTGAG TCATCGACACCAGTCAGACCACAATTGTGAAAAACAAGAGTTGCCTATATCACACTTGGCTGTTTCTCGGCAAGTAGTTAAAGAGTCTGTTG ccCGAGATGCAGTCCCTGTTCCGCTGAAGAAAGGTAGAAAAggagcaaagaatgatgcaacagctGCAAAAGTAGCACTTATGAAGATGAAGTTACATGCTGTTGGAGACAATTCCATACCACAG AGTGAGCGACtatattttcaagtttttttgCCAAAAGGAAGCAAAGAGAAAAGCAGATCAATGTTCTTTTGTTCCAAATGGAGTATTGGAAAAATGGTGGATAATGCAGCCTCACTGTTGAACCTTAGGAATGACAACAATATTTTGGCAGCTAAG AAATTGaggctgtgtcacagtgaatcaggaaaTGCATTGCCTGTGGGCCAAACTTTGGAATTATGGCTAACAAATAATGACAGCCCACTGATCAATGGAGGAACCATTATCCTTGAATACTTAGACAATGATTGTATGAAATTAGAAAACACAAATTCATACATGGAATGA